A window from Pseudomonas sp. MRSN 12121 encodes these proteins:
- a CDS encoding MFS transporter codes for MSSLAVAVPAPLAAASKPAAASPPVFGPRIIIGLLGVLLAVLVSGLNEMVTKIALADIRGALAIGYDEGTWLVASYTATSVAAMAFAPWCSVTFSLRRFTLCAIALFTVLGVLCPFAPNYESLLLLRTLQGLAGGALPPMLMTVALRFLPANVKLYGLAGYALTATFGPSLGTPLAALWTEYVGWQWAFWQVVAPCVLAMLAVAYGLPQDPLRLERLKAFNWRGLLLGFPAICMLVIGILQGNRLDWFNSPLIGLLLGGGALLLVLFMFNEWSQPIPFFKLQMLGIRNLSFALLTLAGVLVVLTAVIIIPSSFLAQVQGYRPLQTAPVMLVMALPQLLALPLVAALCNLRWVDCRWVLGIGLGMLVLSCLGGTHLTSVWIRDDFYLLQLLQIFGQPMAVLPLLMLSTGSIQPIEGPFASAWFNTVKGLAAVVATGVLDVLTTHRLHFHSTRLVDSLGNSPLSAVDASNLAQRLHRQAVVLTSADLYYVMAGVAAALILLIFWMPTRIYPPRAPT; via the coding sequence ATGAGTTCCCTTGCCGTGGCTGTGCCGGCACCCCTTGCAGCGGCCAGCAAACCGGCAGCTGCCAGTCCTCCGGTCTTTGGCCCGCGGATCATCATCGGCCTGTTGGGCGTGCTGCTGGCGGTGCTGGTCTCGGGCCTCAACGAAATGGTGACCAAGATCGCCCTGGCCGATATCCGTGGCGCCCTGGCCATCGGTTACGACGAAGGCACCTGGCTGGTGGCCAGCTACACCGCCACCTCGGTGGCGGCCATGGCTTTCGCGCCCTGGTGCTCGGTGACCTTCTCGCTGCGGCGGTTCACCCTGTGCGCCATCGCCCTGTTCACCGTGCTGGGCGTGCTCTGCCCGTTCGCCCCGAACTATGAAAGCCTGTTGCTGCTGCGCACCCTGCAAGGCCTGGCCGGCGGCGCGCTGCCGCCGATGCTGATGACCGTGGCCCTGCGGTTCCTGCCGGCCAACGTCAAGCTCTACGGCCTGGCCGGCTACGCCCTGACCGCGACCTTCGGCCCGAGCCTGGGCACGCCGCTGGCGGCCCTGTGGACCGAATACGTCGGCTGGCAATGGGCCTTCTGGCAGGTGGTTGCGCCGTGCGTGCTGGCGATGCTGGCGGTGGCCTACGGCCTGCCCCAGGACCCGCTGCGCCTGGAGCGCCTCAAGGCCTTCAATTGGCGTGGCCTGCTGTTGGGGTTCCCGGCGATCTGCATGCTGGTGATCGGCATCCTGCAGGGCAACCGCCTGGACTGGTTCAACTCGCCGCTGATCGGCCTGCTGCTGGGAGGCGGAGCCTTGCTGCTGGTGCTGTTCATGTTCAACGAATGGTCGCAGCCGATTCCGTTCTTCAAGCTGCAGATGCTCGGTATCCGCAACCTGTCCTTCGCCCTGCTGACCCTCGCCGGGGTGCTGGTGGTGCTGACCGCGGTGATCATCATTCCTTCGAGTTTCCTGGCCCAGGTCCAGGGCTACCGGCCGTTGCAGACGGCCCCGGTGATGCTGGTGATGGCCCTGCCGCAACTGCTCGCGCTGCCGCTGGTGGCGGCCCTGTGCAACCTGCGCTGGGTCGATTGTCGCTGGGTGCTGGGCATCGGCCTGGGCATGCTGGTGCTGTCGTGCCTGGGGGGCACGCACCTGACGTCGGTGTGGATCCGCGACGATTTCTACCTGCTGCAACTGCTGCAGATCTTCGGCCAGCCGATGGCGGTACTGCCGCTGCTGATGCTCTCCACCGGCAGTATCCAGCCGATCGAGGGGCCGTTCGCTTCCGCCTGGTTCAACACCGTGAAGGGCCTGGCGGCGGTGGTCGCCACCGGGGTGCTGGACGTGCTGACCACCCACCGCCTGCATTTCCACTCGACCCGGCTGGTGGACAGCCTCGGCAACTCGCCGCTGAGCGCCGTCGATGCCAGCAACCTGGCCCAGCGCCTGCACCGCCAGGCCGTGGTGCTGACTTCCGCCGACCTCTACTACGTCATGGCCGGCGTGGCGGCGGCCCTGATCCTGCTGATTTTCTGGATGCCGACGCGGATCTATCCGCCTCGCGCGCCGACTTGA
- a CDS encoding HlyD family secretion protein — protein sequence MTIHIKHKIAVSVAAVAALGVLVYLITGKATEQTTNDAFVSADYTLVAPRVAGFIKEVLVEDNQRVKAGQLLALIDDRDLRAAAQAADAETLVAKAQLQNARATLDRQSSVIAQAQASVVAARAEMAFAEHELNRYNHLAGVGAGTVQNAQQAKTRIDQASARLATATAALAAERKQVEILTAQRDAAEGGLKRAQAALEMASYELSYTRIVAPVDGMVGERAVRVGAYVTPGSKILAVVPLEQAYVVANFQETQLARMHPGQPVEVRVDSLDGQTLHGRVESLAPATGVTFAAVKPDNATGNFTKVVQRIPVKILLEPGQPLVERLRVGMSVEASVDTLGNAASVREVAKR from the coding sequence ATGACGATCCACATCAAACACAAAATCGCCGTCAGCGTGGCGGCGGTCGCGGCCCTTGGCGTACTGGTGTACCTGATCACCGGCAAGGCCACCGAGCAGACCACCAACGACGCGTTCGTCAGCGCCGATTACACCCTGGTGGCGCCGCGGGTGGCGGGGTTCATCAAGGAAGTGCTGGTCGAAGACAACCAGCGGGTCAAGGCCGGCCAATTGCTGGCGCTGATCGACGATCGCGACCTGCGCGCCGCGGCCCAGGCGGCGGACGCTGAAACCCTGGTGGCCAAGGCGCAGTTACAGAACGCCCGCGCCACCCTCGACCGGCAGAGTTCGGTGATCGCCCAGGCCCAGGCCTCGGTGGTGGCCGCACGGGCGGAAATGGCCTTCGCCGAACATGAACTGAATCGCTACAACCATCTGGCCGGGGTCGGCGCCGGCACGGTGCAGAATGCCCAGCAAGCCAAGACCCGTATCGACCAGGCCAGCGCGCGGCTGGCCACGGCTACCGCGGCGCTGGCCGCTGAACGCAAGCAGGTGGAAATCCTCACGGCCCAGCGCGATGCCGCCGAGGGCGGCCTCAAGCGCGCCCAGGCGGCTTTGGAAATGGCCAGCTATGAGCTGTCCTACACGCGCATCGTCGCGCCGGTGGACGGCATGGTCGGCGAGCGCGCGGTGCGGGTCGGCGCCTATGTCACCCCGGGCAGCAAGATCCTCGCCGTGGTGCCGCTGGAACAGGCCTATGTGGTGGCCAACTTCCAGGAAACCCAACTGGCGCGCATGCACCCCGGCCAGCCGGTCGAGGTGCGGGTCGACAGCCTGGACGGGCAGACCCTGCACGGGCGGGTCGAGAGCCTGGCGCCGGCCACCGGGGTGACCTTCGCCGCGGTCAAGCCGGACAACGCCACCGGCAACTTCACCAAGGTGGTGCAGCGCATTCCGGTGAAGATCCTGCTGGAGCCCGGCCAGCCGCTGGTGGAGCGTCTGCGGGTGGGGATGTCGGTGGAGGCCAGTGTCGATACCCTCGGCAACGCCGCCTCGGTGCGCGAGGTGGCGAAGCGATGA
- a CDS encoding efflux transporter outer membrane subunit, giving the protein MSRRYLLQPAFALSLLSLAACSVGPDFQRPEGPRVDAWASPQKAAPSQVVDSPLDERWWDVFNDPQLSALSRRVLTDNLDLQLASSRLEQSRAARQVVTAERYPTTSASGGYARKRNSGEGLNDPSGHEGKSAFNLWDAGFSASWELDFWGRVRRETEAADATLEVAENDRRGVLLSVLAETAQDYIQLRGVQSTRAVTEQNLDVARHSLKLSQLRLADGVATDLDVAEAAAQVATIESQLPALQQRQAQLINALSLLLGEPPQALHAELAADAPVPQTPRQVAIGLPSQLAERRPDIRQAEARLHAATASIGVAQGDFYPRITLSGNFGSQAMQLSDFGSWGSRQFGIGPQFSLPLFDGGRLRGMLHLREAQQQEAAIAYQQTVLRAWHEIDDQLTRYNSSQLRRDSLAEAVRQNQIALRTAQQQYVEGVVDFVNVLTVQGALLATQEQLVESSTGVSLAMVGLYKALGGGWESVYPLADARS; this is encoded by the coding sequence ATGAGTCGTCGTTACCTGCTCCAGCCGGCGTTTGCCCTGAGCCTGTTGTCCCTGGCGGCCTGCAGTGTCGGCCCGGATTTCCAGCGTCCCGAGGGGCCGCGGGTCGATGCCTGGGCCTCACCGCAAAAGGCCGCGCCGAGTCAGGTGGTCGACAGCCCCCTGGACGAGCGTTGGTGGGACGTGTTCAACGATCCGCAGCTGTCGGCCCTGAGCCGGCGCGTGCTGACCGACAACCTCGACCTGCAACTGGCCAGCAGCCGCCTGGAGCAGAGCCGTGCGGCGCGCCAGGTGGTCACCGCCGAGCGTTATCCGACCACCAGCGCCAGCGGCGGCTATGCCCGCAAGCGCAACAGCGGCGAAGGCCTCAACGATCCGTCGGGCCACGAGGGCAAGTCCGCCTTCAACCTGTGGGACGCTGGCTTTTCGGCCTCCTGGGAGCTGGACTTCTGGGGCCGCGTACGACGGGAAACCGAGGCCGCCGACGCGACCCTGGAAGTCGCCGAGAACGATCGCCGTGGCGTGCTGTTGTCGGTGCTGGCCGAGACGGCCCAGGACTACATCCAGCTGCGTGGCGTGCAGAGCACCCGGGCGGTGACCGAGCAGAACCTCGACGTCGCCCGCCACAGCCTGAAGCTCTCGCAACTGCGCCTGGCCGACGGCGTGGCCACCGACCTGGACGTGGCCGAAGCCGCTGCGCAAGTGGCAACCATCGAGTCGCAACTGCCCGCCCTGCAGCAACGCCAGGCGCAACTGATCAACGCCCTGAGCCTGTTGCTGGGCGAACCGCCCCAGGCCCTGCACGCCGAACTCGCGGCGGACGCGCCAGTGCCACAGACCCCGCGCCAGGTCGCCATCGGCCTGCCCTCGCAACTGGCCGAACGCCGCCCGGACATCCGCCAGGCCGAAGCCCGCCTGCATGCCGCCACCGCCAGCATCGGCGTGGCCCAGGGCGATTTCTATCCGCGCATCACCCTGTCCGGCAACTTCGGCTCCCAGGCCATGCAATTGTCGGATTTCGGTTCCTGGGGCTCGCGGCAGTTCGGCATCGGCCCGCAGTTCAGCCTGCCGCTGTTCGACGGCGGCCGCCTGCGCGGCATGCTGCATTTGCGCGAGGCCCAACAGCAGGAAGCGGCCATCGCCTACCAGCAGACCGTGCTGCGTGCCTGGCACGAAATCGACGACCAGCTGACCCGCTACAACAGCAGCCAGCTGCGCCGTGACAGCCTCGCCGAAGCCGTGCGGCAGAACCAGATTGCCCTGCGCACCGCGCAACAGCAGTACGTCGAAGGCGTGGTGGATTTCGTCAACGTCCTGACCGTCCAGGGCGCCTTGCTGGCGACCCAGGAACAACTGGTGGAAAGCTCGACCGGCGTGTCGCTGGCCATGGTCGGCCTGTACAAGGCGCTGGGCGGGGGCTGGGAGTCGGTGTATCCGTTGGCGGACGCGCGGTCTTGA
- a CDS encoding NYN domain-containing protein, with product MRTAFFVDGYNLFYGLLAGTPYKWLDLPQLLAHIVHVENPASELVSVDYFTSSVKPELATRGRLSKEAQDTYIRALKAAKVCVHFGRHQLEPARAPRFIDKKIGASRQDKVDIWKLEEKETDVHIAISLYRLAARQASTTHCAPIEQLVLVSGDTDMTPALKAIRADFPQLTLGVILPHRPEFKRPAPGSLKACAHWMRRVVTTDELQRHQFPERVPTHKAPAIKPGYW from the coding sequence GTGCGCACCGCCTTCTTCGTTGACGGCTACAACCTGTTTTACGGGCTGCTGGCCGGTACGCCGTACAAGTGGCTGGATCTGCCCCAACTGCTCGCGCATATCGTGCATGTCGAGAACCCAGCCAGCGAGCTGGTTTCGGTGGACTATTTCACCTCCTCGGTAAAACCCGAACTCGCGACCCGTGGCCGGCTTTCCAAGGAAGCCCAGGACACATACATACGCGCCCTGAAAGCTGCCAAGGTATGCGTGCACTTCGGACGGCACCAGTTGGAACCCGCCCGGGCGCCGCGTTTCATCGACAAAAAGATCGGGGCTTCGCGGCAGGACAAGGTCGATATCTGGAAACTCGAAGAAAAAGAAACCGACGTGCATATCGCGATCAGCCTGTATCGCCTCGCCGCCCGACAGGCTAGCACCACACATTGCGCGCCCATCGAACAACTGGTCCTGGTTTCTGGCGATACCGACATGACGCCGGCACTGAAGGCTATCCGCGCGGATTTCCCGCAACTGACACTGGGCGTGATCCTCCCTCACCGACCTGAATTCAAACGCCCCGCGCCAGGCTCGCTGAAAGCCTGTGCACACTGGATGCGCCGGGTCGTTACCACCGACGAGTTGCAGCGCCACCAATTCCCGGAGCGGGTCCCGACGCACAAGGCGCCAGCCATCAAGCCCGGGTATTGGTGA
- a CDS encoding DUF3142 domain-containing protein produces the protein MASLRRYLLALGLLLGASAQAAVDAREHDAFWLWSGVAPQPVLSQAKSLYILQGQVSRSRRDPSGKVHFIAQGMAIPRLRQGEVWVVYRAHTLHWPETVYRQLLGQVQRWRQAGNPVVGIQIDFDARTRYLDEYASFLRDLRQRLPAQYRLSITGLLDWSSNASPDAIAGLKGVVDEVVVQTYQGRHSIANYATYLPRLDRMGLPYKVGLIQGGQWQEPSYLQDSPWFRGYVVFLQNPPPTPEATAIRPNRSVPVDP, from the coding sequence ATGGCGAGCCTGCGACGCTACCTGCTGGCGCTGGGGCTGCTGCTCGGCGCCAGCGCCCAGGCCGCGGTCGACGCCCGTGAGCATGATGCCTTCTGGCTGTGGAGCGGGGTCGCCCCGCAGCCGGTGCTGAGCCAGGCCAAGAGCCTGTACATCCTGCAAGGGCAGGTCAGCCGCTCACGGCGCGACCCGAGCGGCAAGGTGCACTTCATCGCCCAGGGCATGGCCATTCCGCGCCTGCGCCAGGGCGAGGTCTGGGTGGTGTATCGCGCCCACACCCTGCACTGGCCGGAAACGGTCTACCGCCAGTTGCTCGGCCAGGTGCAACGCTGGCGGCAGGCCGGCAACCCGGTGGTGGGCATCCAGATCGATTTCGACGCCCGCACCCGCTACCTCGACGAATACGCCAGCTTCCTGCGCGACCTGCGCCAGCGCCTGCCCGCGCAGTACCGCCTGAGCATCACCGGCCTGCTGGACTGGAGCAGCAACGCCAGCCCCGACGCCATCGCCGGCCTCAAGGGCGTGGTCGACGAGGTGGTGGTACAGACCTACCAGGGCCGCCACAGCATCGCCAACTACGCCACCTACCTGCCCCGCCTCGACCGCATGGGCCTGCCCTACAAGGTGGGGCTGATCCAGGGTGGCCAATGGCAGGAGCCGAGCTACCTGCAAGACAGCCCGTGGTTCCGGGGGTATGTGGTGTTTTTGCAGAACCCGCCACCGACACCGGAGGCCACCGCAATACGCCCTAATAGATCGGTTCCCGTCGATCCTTGA